From one Anopheles bellator chromosome 1, idAnoBellAS_SP24_06.2, whole genome shotgun sequence genomic stretch:
- the LOC131206998 gene encoding 1-phosphatidylinositol 4,5-bisphosphate phosphodiesterase gamma-1 codes for MSFSSGSAAGSNCLAALGEMEQIICQLERGTLIQKFYPRKRPEKKTLMLRRETRQIIWSPVQTNGRSSYEGSLELREVKEVRPGKKSKDFEKWPEEAKKSEPRKCFVVLHGNDFKLRTVSIVAFSEKEADMWLKGLKYLISDTVTAPYWLQIERWLRREFYLMETNGTASVKDIRSFLPKINCKISTAKLNDVFHEVDTRRRNELGFDDFTRLYQRLILPPATLPEYFDGVRLASYTQDGQTVTLQEFRKFLTKEQDEQEGDAPDGARSEEEVAKFISDYIQDPARDVREPYLRLHEFIDFLFSRQNEIWNRRCDTVYQDMTRPLSHYWISSSHNTYLTGDQFSSESSVEAYARALRMGCRCIELDCWDGPDNMPLIFHGHTFTTRIKFLDVIRTIKEHAFVTSDYPLILSIEQNCSLTQQRRMAQAMCEVFGELLLTQPIDKTETQLPSPQQLKRKIILKHKKLPENGMVVVDEGGKESAILMQRGGADDGELDIRNTVKNGILYLEDPVDKGWNAHFFVLTQHKLFYTDSQRTDRDNDGRDEEREENDFGSRTRDGTVVSNDELHFGENWFHGKLSGGREEAEKLLQQFSHLGDGTFLVRESVTFVGDYCLSFWRQGKPNHCRIKLKQDKGVTKYYLMENVLFDSLYSLIMYYRQNALRSAEFYITLKEPVPQPNKHETKEWYHQSTTREQSEIVLNQVPQDGAFLVRPSEKGPKAFVISFRAHGKFKHCRIRVEGRLYEMGGMEFESLVDLVNFYIKHPLYRKVTLTYPIPREMIRRINTMDVPEESGAYGYMDPSSVTSENVTVKALYDYKAQRDDELSFCKHAIISNVMKKGSDWWVGDYGGKRQHYFPANYVQELSAADDGTLVDEAANEPLMLGSLQKGSLDVHGAVVEMAYSNHPDIARILRIQNPTMQNVFEVGVQTKELAFEWMNAIKEAAQNASVLENERRKMERNSRVAKEMSDLIIYCRSVPFKHHSASWVFYEMSSFPETKAEKYFLQPETRGLFVRYHRHHLSRVYPKGQRLDSSNYHPTALWNCGSQMIALNFQTPDKPMQLNQAKFRDNGGCGFLLKPDFMFRDEFDPSDPNTLVGVGEVIVNVRIIGGRNLCKVSRNITSPLVEVEVLGASFDGGMKHRTRAIADNGLNPIWNEICEFRIANPHFAMIRFEVQDEDMFGEPIFIGQAVFPLGAIRTGYRSVPLRNKYSEELELATLLVHTSIRPPQTEL; via the exons ATGAGCTTCAGCAGTGGTAGCGCTGCTGGCAGCAACTGCCTGGCAGCACTCGGTGAAATGGAGCAAATAATCTGCCAGCTGGAACGCGGAACCCTGATACAGAAGTTTTATCCCCGGAAGCggccggaaaagaaaacgcttATGCTACGCCGGGAAACGCGCCAG ATCATATGGTCCCCTGTGCAGACCAACGGGCGCAGCAGCTACGAGGGTTCGCTGGAGCTGCGGGAGGTCAAGGAGGTTCGGCCAGGCAAGAAGTCGAAAGATTTCGAAAAATGGCCCGAAGAGGCCAAGAAAAGCGAACCGCGCAAGTGTTTCGTGGTGCTGCACGGGAATGACTTTAAATTGCGCACCGTTTCGATCGTTG CATTCTCCGAGAAAGAGGCTGATATGTGGCTCAAGGGGCTCAAGTATCTCATCAGCGATACCGTCACGGCCCCCTACTGGCTGCAAATCGAGCGCTGGCTGAGGCGTGAGTTCTATCTGATGGAAACCAACGGCACGGCCAGCGTGAAGGACATTCGGTCGTTTCTGCCGAAGataaattgcaaaatttcCACCGCCAAGCTGAACGATGTGTTCCACGAAGTGGACACAAGGCGGCGGAACGAGCTCGGGTTTGATGACTTTACGCGGCTCTACCAACGGTTGATACTGCCGCCGGCCACCCTGCCCGAGTACTTTGACGGTGTACGGCTGGCTTCGTACACCCAGGACGGCCAAACGGTGACACTGCAAGAGTTTCGCAAATTTCTGACCAAAGAACAGGACGAACAGGAGGGTGACGCCCCGGACGGTGCTCGCAGCGAGGAGGAGGTAGCCAAATTTATCAGCGACTACATCCAAGACCCGGCACGTGACGTTCGCGAGCCTTATCTGCGACTGCACGAG tttatcgattttctaTTCTCGCGACAAAACGAAATTTGGAACAGACGGTGCGATACCGTGTATCAGGACATGACGCGACCCCTCTCGCACTACTGGATATCGTCGTCGCACAACACCTACCTGACGGGGGATCAATTTTCTAGCGAATCGTCGGTGGAAGCGTACGCGCGGGCACTGCGTATGGGATGCCGGTGCATTGAGCTGGACTGCTGGGATGGCCCGGACAATATGCCGCTGATCTTTCACGGCCACACGTTTACGACGCGCATCAAGTTTCTGGACGTGATCCGTACGATCAAGGAGCACGCGTTTGTTACGTCGGACTATCCGCTCATTCTGTCGATCGAGCAAAACTGTTCGCTCACGCAGCAGCGCCGCATGGCGCAAGCGATGTGCGAGGTGTTTGGTGAGCTGCTGTTGACGCAACCGATCGATAAAACCGAAACGCAGCTTCCATCGCCCCAGCAGCTGAAGCGCAAGATCATTCTAAAACACAAAAAGCTTCCCGAGAAcggaatggtggtggtcgatgaGGGCGGAAAAGAGTCGGCCATTCTGATGCAACGTGGCggcgccgacgacggtgaacTCGACATCCGGAACACGGTCAAGAACGGCATTCTGTACCTGGAGGATCCGGTCGACAAGGGATGGAACGCTCACTTTTTCGTGCTGACGCAACACAAACTTTTCTACACCGACAGTCAGCG AACCGATCGTGACAACGATGGACGGGACGAGGAACGCGAAGAGAATGATTTCGGAAGCCGCACCCGCGACGGTACGGTCGTGTCGAATGATGAGCTGCATTTCGGTGAAAACTGGTTCCACGGCAAGCTGAGCGGTGGCCGTGAGGAGGCCGAAAAACTGTTGCAGCAATTTTCACACCTTGGCGATGGAACGTTTCTGGTGCGCGAGAGTGTCACCTTTGTCGGCGATTACTGTTTGTCGTTCTGGCGCCAGGGCAAACCGAACCACTGTCGAATCAAGTTGAAACAGGACAAGGGCGTCACGAAGTACTATCTGATGGAGAACGTGCTGTTTGACAGTTTGTACAGTCTGATCATGTACTACCGACAGAATGCACTCCGCAGTGCG gAATTCTACATTACTCTGAAGGAACCAGTTCCCCAGCCGAACAAGCATGAGACGAAGGAGTGGTACCATCAGTCGACCACCCGGGAGCAGTCGGAGATTGTGCTCAATCAGGTCCCGCAGGATGGGGCGTTTTTGGTGCGACCGAGTGAAAAAGGGCCAAAGGCTTTCGTCATATCGTTTCG CGCGCACGGAAAGTTTAAACACTGTCGGATACGTGTCGAAGGCCGCCTGTACGAGATGGGTGGCATGGAGTTCGAGAGCTTGGTCGATTTAGTCAATTTCTACATCAAACATCCGCTGTACCGCAAGGTTACGCTCACCTATCCGATTCCGCGCGAAATGATCCGACGTATCAACACGATGGAC GTGCCGGAAGAGAGCGGCGCATATGGCTACATGGATCCCTCGTCGGTTACGAGCGAGAACGTTACGGTCAAGGCACTCTACGATTATAAGGCGCAGCGAGACGACGAGCTGTCGTTCTGCAAACACGCCATCATTAGCAACGTCATGAAGAAGGGCAGCGACTGGTGGGTCGGGGATTACGGTGGCAAACGGCAACACTACTTTCCGGCGAACTACGTGCAGGAGCTAAGTGCGGCCGACGATGGTACGCTGGTGGATGAAGCGGCCAACGAGCCGCTGATGCTCGGTAGTCTGCAGAAAGGATCGCTCGATGTGCACGGCGCGGTTGTCGAGATGGCGTACAGTAATCACCCGGATATTGCGCGGATTCTGCGCATCCAGAACCCGACGATGCAGAACGTGTTCGAGGTGGGTGTGCAGACGAAGGAACTGGCGTTCGAGTGGATGAACGCGATCAAGGAAGCGGCCCAGAACGCGAGCGTGCTGGAGAACGAGCGGCGCAAGATGGAGCGCAATTCGCGGGTCGCAAAAGAAATGTCCGATCTCATCATCTACTGCCGTAGTGTCCCGTTCAAGCATCACAGCGCCTCGTGGGTGTTTTACGAGATGTCCAGCTTTCCGGAGACGAAGgcggaaaaatattttctgcaGCCGGAAACCCGCGGGCTGTTCGTGCGGTACCATCGGCACCACCTGAGCAGGGTGTACCCGAAGGGGCAACGGTTGGACTCGTCCAACTACCACCCGACGGCCTTGTGGAACTGTGGTTCGCAAATGATTGCCCTCAACTTCCAGACCCCGGACAAGCCGATGCAGTTGAATCAGGCCAAATTTCGCGACAACGGGGGATGTGGTTTTCTGCTCAAGCCAGATTTTATGTTCCGCGACGAGTTCGATCCGTCGGACCCGAACACGCTGGTCGGGGTCGGTGAGGTGATCGTGAACGTGCGCATCATCGGAGGGCGC